The DNA region CGGCCCGCTTGCTTCTGCCGATTCTACCAGCGGAAGCAACTGGAAACAGCCGTCGCTCACGAAGGTCTAAGTTCTGGAACACTCCCGGAAAACCGTAAGGACGCACGACCTGTTTCTACGGCCATAGGGGCCAGGGGAGGTGGGACCCCCGGGTTGTCCCATGCAAGAAAGGAACGTGGAGTATGCCGGAAGGCACCGTGAAGTGGTTCAACGACGCCAAGGGATATGGGTTCATCTCCCAGGAAGGCGGCAAGGACGTGTTCGTGCACCATCAGGCCATCATG from bacterium includes:
- a CDS encoding cold-shock protein; translation: MPEGTVKWFNDAKGYGFISQEGGKDVFVHHQAIMMEGFRSLKEGDRVSFEIVEGPKGPQAANVKRVGG